The window CGGCTAAGTGTAGCAAACATAATAATATTTTTAATAAGATATGTTTTTAATAAAACTTGGTGCCAACTGTATCTGATATCTTTGTAATTATTTATTAGATATTTAAAGATCGAAAATGATATAACTAAAACAGCTAGTACATACAATCCATAATTATTAAATAGATACTCCAATTTTAATAAAATCAGGGTAGGAAGCGGCAATTCTGCATGAAGCTCTTCAAAAATTGACTTAAATTGAGGAACAACATAAGATATTAAAACCGTAAAAGCAATAGCCATAGCTATCATTACATTTCTTGGATATGCCATTGCTTTTTTAAACTTAATGACATTTGCACGAATTTCTTCAAGCATATCGGCCAGAGAGTAGAGCGCATCATCAAGATTACCTGTTTTTTCACCGAGTTGAACCATCGCAATCGCTAAATTACCCAGTTCAAAACGAAAAATTTCCATAGATTTCGAGAGAGAATGTCCAGAGTTGATATCTTCTGCCAGTTTGCCAAAGACTAATTTTAAATTCTCATCCGTAGTTGCTTTTGAAATTTCACTTAGCGAATCATAGATTGAAATACCGGCATTTGTCATAACGGCCAACTGCCTAATAGAGGCTATTAGGGCGTCCGGTTTTATCTTTCGTTTTTTAACATTGCTAAGCAAATCTGCCTTAAATCTCCTCCATCTGGCTTCTAGCGGCTCTTCTCCCTCGGCAATCTTAATTATTATCCCAGAATGCTTTAGTTTCATAAGTTCGTTAGCTTGTTTTCTATCATCGGCATATATACCTATCTCTTCTTTTTTACCTTTTGAAAGTACAGTTGCTATAAAGTATTTCATTATTTTGCCACCCTTAAAATTTCTTCTAAACTAGTAATGCCGGCAAGAGCTTTGCTTATGCCGTTTTCAAAGATTCCTACAAATCCATCTTCAATCGCCTGAGCATGTAGAGCTTGAACCGATGCATTTTTTGCGATAAGAGAAGATATCTTTTCATTTACGACTAAAACTTCACAAATCATCTCTCTACCCATGTAACCGGTTTCATTGCACTCTTTGCACCCTTTTCCGATATAAAATTTACTATCTTGCGGAACTAAATGTTTTAGTTCTTCAAGTGATGAAATAGAAACTTTCTCCTCCGTTTTGCAATGTAAACAAATCTTTCTAACAAGCCTTTGAGCTTGTATGGCAACCAAAGAACCGCTAATTAGATATGGAGCGATACCCATATCCACCATACGAGTAACGGCACTGATTGAGTCATTCGTATGTAGTGTAGATATTACCAAGTGACCTGTTAGTGCGGCTTTTACTGCAATTTCAAGTGTTTCAGAATCACGAATCTCACCAATCATTATTTTATCCGGATCTTGTCTTAAAATAGATCTAAGAGCCGCAGCAAAAGTTAATCCGACTTTTGGATTTACTTGCACTTGTTGAATAAGATTCATTCTATATTCTACAGGATCTTCAACCGTAATAACCTTATCTTCAACATTTCTAAGTTCATTTAAGGCACCGTAGAGCGTCGTTGTTTTACCGCTTCCTGTCGGACCGGTAACCAATATGATACCGTAAGGAGTTTTAAGCGCTTTTAAAAATTTTTGATAACTTACACTATCCATTCCGGCATCTTCAAGTTTTACAAGCGCTTTTTGTTTGTCAAGTACCCTCATTACGACAGATTCACCGTATAAAATCGGAAGCGTAGATATACGAAAATCGAATTCTTTGGAGCCGACTATTGTTGAAAAACGACCGTCTTGCGGTTTTCTTTTCTCTGCTATGTCAAGATTTGCAAGTAATTTTAATCTTGAAGCAAGCGGCGGATAGATATCTTTTTCGAAGATAAATATTTCAATAAGTTTTCCGTCAATGCGGGTACGAACAACACAGTTTTTCTCTGTCGGTTCAATGTGAACATCACTTGCACGGGCTTTTATGCAGGCATTTAAAATAACATCAATCAAAAGTAGAATAGAAGAGGCTTCTTGTTGTTCTTCAATGGAGTTTATAGAGTTTAGCTCATCTCTTATTTTTTTTACTAAGCCTTTTACGCTGTCTTTTAACTCGACTTTAAATAGGTATGATTCAATCTGTTTTTTTGTTGCTACTGCAATTTTTACCGGTTTTTTGGGGAAGAGTCTCTGTACTGACTCTTGGGCTTCAATATTTAGCGGATCACAAAAAGCCACCGTGATGCTTAATTCATCTTCGGATATTGGCAGAACATTATATTTTTTTAGTTGGGCAAGCGACACTTTTTCTGTAAGTCTATAGTCCATATCTATCGAATCTAAATCAAAAAATTGTAAGTTTTGCTTTTGAGCTAATTTTAAAAGTACATCTTTTTCTTGGATATAATCATAATTGTTGATTATAGATAAATCATATTCACCGCTTTGTATTTTATCGACAATGAAGCGTACGAGTCTATCCATCGTCATAAAACCGGATATAGTTATATCCCTTAAAATCAGGTTTGTATCAAGACCTTTGGCAATTAATCTATCAACTTGGCTCTTCATTATAGAGCCGTTTGCCAGTAAGTCCGATGTTATCCTATCCATAATTTTTCCTACCAGTAAATATGTTTTTTTATACTTACCGAATTATAAAACTCTTCAATAATCATTTTATCTATTTTATCATCTTTTATAAGATAAAGTTTATATTTTAGTCTATTATCATTTTTATCTTCTAAGATATAAAAATCTTTTCGTTCCTCTTTTTTAACTTTAGAGTACAAATCAAAAACTTTTGATAAAATATAATCCGTAGTCGGAAAATTTAAAGACGAAATATCGTAATTATCCGTTATTGCATGATACAGAAGTTTTTTTTGCATAAGTATTATGGAAAAATATGCAGCATTTGAACGAGCTTCTTGTGAAAATTTCAGTGTCGTAATGGGTACAGATAAACGATCTATGTGATCAACATTTAAACATGCGAATGCGTA of the Sulfurimonas sp. genome contains:
- a CDS encoding type II secretion system F family protein yields the protein MKYFIATVLSKGKKEEIGIYADDRKQANELMKLKHSGIIIKIAEGEEPLEARWRRFKADLLSNVKKRKIKPDALIASIRQLAVMTNAGISIYDSLSEISKATTDENLKLVFGKLAEDINSGHSLSKSMEIFRFELGNLAIAMVQLGEKTGNLDDALYSLADMLEEIRANVIKFKKAMAYPRNVMIAMAIAFTVLISYVVPQFKSIFEELHAELPLPTLILLKLEYLFNNYGLYVLAVLVISFSIFKYLINNYKDIRYSWHQVLLKTYLIKNIIMFATLSRFTLVFSELIKAGIPIAEALDTSISMIDSLPLKMRLSSVRMAVEKGSSLHEGLEETGLFENMIIQMISAGEDSGTLDTMVGKVAEYYKMRFDAIIEGLSEAIEPIMLLILASMVLLLALGIFLPMWDMGNAVHGRK
- a CDS encoding GspE/PulE family protein — protein: MDRITSDLLANGSIMKSQVDRLIAKGLDTNLILRDITISGFMTMDRLVRFIVDKIQSGEYDLSIINNYDYIQEKDVLLKLAQKQNLQFFDLDSIDMDYRLTEKVSLAQLKKYNVLPISEDELSITVAFCDPLNIEAQESVQRLFPKKPVKIAVATKKQIESYLFKVELKDSVKGLVKKIRDELNSINSIEEQQEASSILLLIDVILNACIKARASDVHIEPTEKNCVVRTRIDGKLIEIFIFEKDIYPPLASRLKLLANLDIAEKRKPQDGRFSTIVGSKEFDFRISTLPILYGESVVMRVLDKQKALVKLEDAGMDSVSYQKFLKALKTPYGIILVTGPTGSGKTTTLYGALNELRNVEDKVITVEDPVEYRMNLIQQVQVNPKVGLTFAAALRSILRQDPDKIMIGEIRDSETLEIAVKAALTGHLVISTLHTNDSISAVTRMVDMGIAPYLISGSLVAIQAQRLVRKICLHCKTEEKVSISSLEELKHLVPQDSKFYIGKGCKECNETGYMGREMICEVLVVNEKISSLIAKNASVQALHAQAIEDGFVGIFENGISKALAGITSLEEILRVAK